ATTTGCCCCCGCCCCACTAGCAGGGCTACCTGGtacctcctcttccttcttcctggcTCGCATCCAATCCAGCGCGCGTGGATCGACGGTGTTCGGAGCCCAAGGGGCAGTCGGTGTTTGTGCGGGGACAAGTGACGCTGCTCTGCTTCACGCCGCCCGCTGCTAGCCGGCAGTTGAGATGGCATGTTGAGAGGCTTTTTAATGTAAATTTTGTTTCCACCTTTTATTTCGCGCGTCTGAACTAACGTCCTACATCGGCAGCCAGCACATCACCCAAAATAAGATTCACGTCCATTCTGTCACCCAAATGCATTCAGAGTTCATTCGTTGAAACTCAAACAACGTATACAAAACAACCTGTCCGCAATCGCTGGAAACGCTTTGACAGTTTCCGAATGATGGCTTTTATTTTCAGAACAAACAGAGGAACTTAGATGCCCTTCTCCAGCATCGCCCGGACCCGGGTCGGGAGACCATAGAGCCTGATGAACCCCTCGGCATCAGCCTGGTTGTAGATCTCCCCGTTCTCGAACGAAGAGATGTCCTCCCTGTAGAGGCTGTAGGGGCTCTTCCGGGACGCAACGTTCACCGACCCCTTGTACAGCTTCAGAGTCACCGAACCAGTAGTCGTCGCAGTGATGTTCTCCATGAAGGCGTCGAAGGACTGCCGGAGCGGGTCAAACCAGCGGCCTGCGTAGACCAGCTCAGCATACTTGAGGGCGACCATGTCCTTCCACTGCATGGTCTCCCTGTCCAAGGTCAGGGCCTCCAGCTCGCGCACCGCAGCTGCCATGATGGTGCCACCAGGGGTCTCGTAGACACCACGAGACTTCATGCCTACAAGGCGGTTCTCCACCATGTCAATGCGTCCGATTCCATGCTTTCCACCGATTTCATTGAGCTCCGCAAGGAGGGATGCAGGCGACAGGTCCCGTCCGTTGATGGAAACAGGAACACCTGCAATGATGCCAATCTCCAGATACCTGAAAGCATGGAgctttgtaattagtctatgcaTCCGGTATGCCAATGAAAACCTCTTTGTTCCCTAGAAAAATGACCAGAATCCTTCTccgagaaaaaagaaagattaATAAAATATATCTTTATCAACCAAGTCTGCGCAGGAAGATGGAAATTGACAGCTGGTTACACTAATAtgtaaagaaaaaacaaaagcagCTGCGGCAAGGATTTCCTTTTCACGTATAAAAAACCTTATCTCAGTATGTGTATCTTAAAGTGTCTAACAGTCTCACAAACCACTGAGAGCTTGTGACTAGATTCCTAAACCACAAAAGGCAGGCAATATAGTGGAGGCCCTGCTTCACTTCTATCTTTCATAAAAATGATTAATTCATTTCAGTTTCACATTGTAACAACTAACAACAACATGAAGGTACTGAGAGAACGACATTGTAAATTGCGCTGTGCCAATAACTTGCAATTTCACATTGCTAAAGATTCAAAAGTTGAACACAGGTAAACTAGCCATTCTTAGTTCAAACTAATCCTATTCATATTCCAGAGCCACCCTGTTTGGATGGTTGTGTTCTCCAATTCTGGAGGACCAGGTGCCACAGTTTCAAAATATCTCAAACAGCTCTACAAAAAATGGGGCAATTGACCAATTGTCAGTTGGGCATATGTAAACTAAGCTTTACACTGCAACAAAGGAGATAAAGGACCACAAAGGGCACTTTGTCCTTCAGAACCAgagcagtgaaaagataaatgaTTTTCATCCCAAAAATAAGATCAACAATTGATCACTCACTCAGGTTCCGAAGGTGCATTTTCTGGAGCAACAGACATCATGTACATATCTTCTTTTGGCTCATTTGCTGGGTCCTCCAAGATGTCACCCTGAAATGTATAGAGAACAATTCACTTCATCTCACATCAAAGACAAGATAATAATTTTCGATTACATACATCAACAAGGCAAAGATGCCGATGATCAGTGGAGAACATTAATATGATATGCACATATTGATGTAAAAGTTTGGAACGTATACATCTTGTAAAATTCTGATAAATAATATTCTGGTGTACATGTATCAGCAAAAATATGAGTATAAGTTCTATGAGAAAACTAAGTTAAAACAAGAAATTGGATGATACCTCATGGCTAAGGTGCCACAAGTTTCGGTCTCGGCTGTATATTGATTTCTTTGAAACTGGAACTGGCACATTATGTTTCTTTGCGTACTCAATAGCATCTTCACGCCCTGTGATGTCCCACTCCCTCCAAGGTGCAACCACTTTGAGTTCAGGATTTAAAGCATAAAATGTAAGCTCAAAGCGAACCTGCAGGAAAAGTAAGCATCAGAAAATGACTGACCATATGATTCACACCAACAGCATCAGCATATTTACCTGATCATTGCCTTTCCCAGTGCATCCATGAGCAACTGCATCTGCACCAACTTCCTTGGCAACATCGACCATTGCCTACAATGGAGATTTACTTGCTTAATTGCCTATTAGGCTATTACACTAGGCGCACCTGAAGATTAAGAGCATACTGATACTGCGAATACAGCCAACACCCTAAAGACCCTCTAAGGATATATGCAATGTCAGTTTATCACTGCAAGTATAACATTTCCATATTTAATTCATTCAAACACTTACATACCAAATGTTTCTCACATAAATGAGAGCATAAACACTGGCCAAAAATATAATCCATACAAGAAATAAATGAAGTGCATATGAAATACAGTTGACAAGTGTTAAATACATTCATTCAGCCACCTACACTCTAATTGACAAGTGGATCAATCAAAAGGAAATAGACAGTCATCCAAAGCTTGTAGCACAGACTTCCATGGAATAAATAAGAAATAGAAGAGTAATTGAGAAAAAACTTGCCAAGTCTATGTCAAAAAAATACATCATGTTCTACCAAAACAGATCTGAAATTTACAAAAGTGATAATGGCTACCAAAAGTTACATAAGTTTATACCGGTGATTTTAATGTAGCAGTAATTTGATCCAAATAATAGTATTCCCACATGTGCAAGCGCAATTTCTTTTAACAATACACTGTGTGCTGTGATGTTACAATATACATTCTTGGTGGTTTTACATAAACAAGATGCAGTTGTTGTATCAATTGTACCTTAGCAATAACAGGCCTAGCCATTGAAGTCCCAAGAAGATACTTTCTTTCATAAACTGCACCAGCTCGCAGGCAGGGGTATATATATTCACTAACAAATTCTTCTCTCAAGTCCTTCACAACAAGCTGGCATGCTCCACTAGCTTTTGCCTTCTTCTCCAATCCTTCCAATTCAATGGCGCCCTAAGGATGGTTTAGTATATGCGTTAGACAAAGAGATAAGAGGAAATAAGTGGGCAGAAAATCCAAAGTATGGTACATCCTCATTTACTTACTGACAACTAAATAAAACATATCAATATACGAATAGAATCTAAAAGGAACATAAAAATAGACATTTCAGATAAACAGGTTAAAAATCATTAATTTTTTAATCCGGGGACCTTTGCAACCAGCAGAAGAGTATGCAAACTACTAATCCCTACATCTGCTTCTGTAAGGTATATTTTGCTATGAGACAGTCTTCAAGTGTAGACTTTTTACCTTTGTTAAGTTTGACTTTTCGAAACAAAATATGCTTTACATAAGTGAACAGAGGGAGTGCTAAGCAACAAACTAACATGGGAGGGAAAGAAAAGGGATATGTTGGAATTAGATCACAATTTCAAAAAGGACAGTGTATCCAATTCATTATGTATGCTTGAGTGCTAGTCAGGTTGTTATGCATCATTACGTACCTGGCCAACATCAGCAGTGAAACAAACGACTTCACAACCATAGTTCTCCCTTGAATTAGGCACAAGTGAGGTCAATATTAGACtaagattgaaaaaaaaatgcataacAAAGCAAGGAGTATTTATACCTGAGCCATGGAACAATAACCGATGTATCCAAGCCACCACTATAAGCTAAAACAACTTTATTTAATTTGCCACGCAAACCACCTTTGTGTTGATCACTACTAGCAGTGGTGACTGCACCCTGCTCTTTTCCAGTTGCCATTGCACACCTGATAGCTGCATAATTTCAGAAAGATACAGGGGTTATCATCATAATAAAAGCAAATGGCTACTGTGCTATCTATatagcttttaaaaaaaatatgaaatagaCTAAGTCACTAAAATTTCCTATTGCAAGCAGTAAGAAGCTCATGAGTAACTCCAACTCCAACCTGGCAAGTCCATTTTTTGAAAACTTTTTCAATCATGCAACTTAGTACCTTCTAACCATAACATACCAATAATCACCAAGTGTGAAGAAAACAGGATTGAATGATAAATGATGTTTATGCAGTTAAGATCATTTAACCAAAGGCAATTAATCTCACCATGCAATGGGAATTCTAAAAGCAGTTTGACTGGAGCAGTAGAATATTCACCAAAGTAAGATATGACTTGCACATGTTAGATATTTCATGATTGATCAAATTCAGAATGCCAAACGTACACAAGGAAACCTAGCACAAAACAGATGGTGCCAATAGCATGTGCTACATTGCAGGTACAGGGGATGCTGGTTCTACAACGAGTAACTGCAAACAAAAGGTAGACAACACACAAGGCCCACTGCTCGACATAATTTCAAGAAGGCTTGGCATATATCACGAAATACCTTGGCCATTGCGGGCCTTGTTGTGGCACCGGCGAACCTGAACAGGGGCTGCGCCAGGGAGGGAATTCGATCGGGCTCCAACCTAGCATCCACATCAACGGTTACACAGGCGTTATTGCTGATTCCTTCCAACAACAAGCGAAAAACAGAGTGGGGGAAAAGACCACCGTTTACCTTTTGAAAGAGGCAGGCCGCACTGGAGTCCGGACGGACACTAATCCCTGCAGGGCCAGCAAGATATTCATTAGAGCAgccgaacaaatacatatacaTAACGAAGCCTAAAAACGTTTAGAGACTGAGAAGATTGGGGAGAACaggctgctactgctgctcaTAAGTCATAACAAATAAATCAGCACGGCGCACAGAATACAGCGAGTTCGCGGTCAGCTCGACGGGGATTGGAGCGTTCGCCGCATCCAATCCCGGCGAGGGAGATTGGGGGTTTGGTCGCTAACAAGGCGACGACAAGCCGGGGATATGTCGGAACGAACAGAAGAGGGCGAGATAGGAGCCGCGACTTACCTACGACCCCGGAGGGCCCTCCCGCCGACGCCATtgcaggggaggggaggaaggagaggcggAGAACTGGAGGGGGCGCTCGAGGACGCGGcgggctggcggtggcggccgcgcgGGGAGTGGGACGGGAGGAGGGGTTTGGTTTACCCTTGTGGCGAGGGCGTGCGGGGGCTTTTGACCACTGGGGTGGTGGGTGAGAGTTCGGAAGGGAGCCGCCGCAGTTGGGCCGGATCGGGCCGGCAGAAAGCCGTCGCCTGTTGACCGATGACCGGGGTAGGTGTGGGGTCTTCTCCAATAATCAGATTTGGATGCTATCTCGTGTCAGTGTAACAGACGGTTCTTCCCACAATCAGGGCAGACTGCTgcgctcaaaaaaaaaaatccactccaccaactccacatttttagctccactccaccaactccagaaaaataggGAGCTATGCACCTGTTTAGCTACCGGATGCAAATTCAGCTGAATTGTAGGAACGAGTGAAAATAAGTCACTCTTGCCCTTTGGTGTTTTTTTTCCACGCCGCTACAGTACTCTAGACAATAccatattattattattatttcacTATATGGATCTGCATAAACAAAATGTTGCTAGTAATGTATTCCACCCGATCCTCCTAACGATGAACCTCAGGCGATACAAGCCATTCTACTACTTCAACTCCACCACCTTCATGGCTTCCTTGGCCGCCATTGTCCTGGGCCAGAAGAGGTCCGCGCTCAAGCACCGCACACTGGAGGCCGCCATGATCATCGACCTCTTTGGCCTCATCGACGCTTATGCCACTGGGAGCTACCGGGACGTGGGAACACCCATCTACGTCATGGCAATGGCCGCTACAGGGCCTACTCCTATAGCAACTCGCTGAGCTTCATGTTAGTCATCGCTCACATCCTACTCCTCGTGCATCCGAGGATGTACAGGTTGGCGATCCGGAGCTACGCGTTGTCCGTGTGCATGGCGGCGGGTCTGCTGGGTCTCATGGCTGCCTACGCCGCCAGAAGCACGCAACATCTGAAGACGTCCATATACATATTCGTGCTGGCGTTCCTGGTTGTCGTGTTTCTAGCGGTGCTGCTCTTCGTagggaagaagatgatgaccgGCAACGTCGGAGATGAGCCCACCACTGAATCAGGAGGCAGAGGCGTCgcgagggagagggagcggcggtggaATAGGAGATCGGGCGttggttttttttcccttgaaGCGGTACGTGTGTAaacagtggcattggtgggtaatttccacccaactccaagagaaggTATGAAACTAATTTTTTGGGAGCACCCTTTGAGGAGCTCCAGAAAAACCTTGGAGTTGCCCCCCAGATCCACCAGTTGGTATAGTTGGAGCTGGAGATATTTGGCAAGATGAAtctggagcggagcagtcccaaacagacccttagagTCTCCTATGCCTATATAGCTTGGGTGTTGTCTGTATGTCACCGGAGCCAACAAAACCGGTGATGTCGCCTCTAGTGACATCTTTTTTCTTGCGACGTTGACGTTGCCAACGCCCCTAGCGCTACCTCCTCCTTCAAATCGCGTCGTCGTTCGCCCCCGCACTGACCTCTTGCCTATCTCCGACAACTCCCGTCACCGGcgaccctccccctccctccacgCGCTAACCCAGCTCCGTCGCGACTCCCCACCATtttcctcctccggctccttcctcctctcctctactTGCCCTCGCGCCACCTTCCTCCTCCGACTCCGGCAGCTCCGACCGCCACCACCCTCCACCGCCCTAACCCGGCTCCGTCGGGGAGCTCACCTCCAACCTTCGCCCCCGCTCGTCCTTAGCCCACCGGCTGTTCACCCGCCATGCCGTGCCGCCTCGCGACCCGCATCCGCCGCCGGACCtccctgccccccccccccaaaaaaaccCCCTTTTCTAAGGCTGGCGGCCTGAACCTCCCCCGACAGCCCTAAACCCCCAAAACCCGAAAACCCTAACCGGTGCTCACCGGTGGGACGCCGCCACACCGCGCCACCCCAAAGCTCGAAGCCCTAaccccggcagcggcggcagcgcgctAACAGGAGAGGAGGAAGCCAGGGGAGTCGgacggagggagaggaagaagagagagctgacaggtgggacccatgCATATGCGACATATAGTATCGGCGATATAGCTtcatactccatccgtcccaaattataggttgttttgccttttttagatttatagactttgttatgcacataGATGTactctatgtctagatgcataataatatctatgcatttAGAATTTAAGGACGTGTGTATAAAACTATCTCTTAAATAATAGAtacgttttctttttctttcctctaCGTATACCTATGAGCTAGCTCAGTTGACACCGTTGGAGAAGACCTAACGCCAATTGCTAAGGCCTGCGGGTCACTCTTGTTGCCGCCTCTGGTGTTTGGTGGCTTGGTGCATTCAACGACTCAACATTCACCGGATATGAAATGAAAATCGCTCAAGCGCACGTGGCATGCATGATATGTTTTCTTAGTTTGATAGATCTTGAAATGTGTCCATGTCTTATATTTTGGCCAACAACTAGCTTGGGTCGCATCTCAAAAATTAAAAGGATAAAGAAGAGCCTAGTCCGACAGTCCAAAATGCTAGAATATAGAATGCATCCACTTATGTTTTTTGGTTAAGTGGTAGTGCACACCAAAATGTTTAGAGTTCTTGGCCGAGAACAGTTAGTCTCATGGTCAACACCAAAGTTCTTTAGTTGTGATGTAGCCACGCAAATTGTCTTTTTACCTCAAACCTGATTTAACATGCCAATCTTCATCTATATTAGCCAAGTACTACACTCCTTACCTTACCTTACCGACTCAGTACACTTATAAAATCGTATTTGCTACCTCTACCCCTACACGTTAGAAATAGAGAAAGTAGTCACAAATTAAATAGTAGTCCATGTGCTAATCTACACTTTAGGTGTAGCTACACCCAAATGAATTACTGAACAAATTTTCAGTAGTAACCTGATTCGGTAATTCGGAAACTATTTTACTGGACTTGTAATTCGGTTCAGTAATTTCTGCTTAGTTTAGTCAGTAATTTAATACTGCTACACCTAAGGTGTAACGATATCTTCAAATATGAATTGTGTTAAAATTTTCAACATTTGTGATTGACCAATAATAAAACTCGACAAAAGGATAGCTTCTGCACCGGAGCCATTGCCATGAAGCCGCAAAAATCGCTATCCAACAGCTTTGGTCAACACATGGCCTCTTCGTTCCTTTGTCCATGACGGACCTATTTCACGGATGCACACATCAGCCGTCGATTACTAACGTCACTTCGGCGATACATCCTTCTGCGCTCCCACCATTTAAAGGTCCTTTTCAATCACGAGCTGAAAGTGGTTGAGGTCAAAACTGGTTGTTAGTCTTTGACCGAAACTTGTTTTTAACTAATTTAGTTGATAAGTTTTAGCGGTATTATCCCACGTGGATAGGACGAAGATAGCGGAATAATGTTGTATGCACAAGTAGCACACGAcaatatacatatttttgagtgCATGTTaacattgcaatttgcaaatgtTTGGAGAATACGAAAGCACATGTGTTCATTGATCACTCAAACAGATGTCCAAATTCCATCGATCTACGTTCCCCTCTATTTAATTACTGAACAAATTGCAATAGCACTTCTCCTCAACTTCACAAGATACACATATATCCTCACTATATACTGATGAAAAATATAGAAACTGCAAATACCCTTCTCCTATCCCTATACCATTACGGAATCATGATTCATGAATGGCACCCAAAAAACCCAATTACAAGAGATCACAGCAAACAAAATTGAAAAACTGAATTACAAGAGGAAGTGAGAGGGGACGGgaagaaatgaaaaggaaaaaaaaaatccgatGGCCTTGCGTGTGAGCATCACTTGCGTAGCTGTGTGCTATCGAGAAGATTCATCCATGCCGCATATACACGTCTCAGTTAAGAGTTTGTCATGAGCCGATCTTGTCGAGGTTGTCGGCGACGGCCTTCATCCTCGGCCGGAGCTCGGGATCGACCTCGGTGCACGCGAGCGCGACGTGgaacgccgccaccacctccttctTGGGCAGCGCGGGCCCCCGGAGCAGCGCCGGGTCCACCATCTCCGCCACGGGCCGCGTGTCCTCCTCGAACCCGCGCCGCACCCACCGCACCACCTccggcacggcgccgccgccgtgctcgccgctcCCGGACCGGTCCGTGGCCGTCGACCCCGACACGGGCGCCGAGAACGACGccgacgtcgacggcgacgcgtGGTCGGCGCCGGGCCCCCGCCCCGtcagcagctccagcagcacGACGCCGAACGCGAACACGTCCCACTTCTGCGAAGGCTTCGCACCCGGCGACCGCGCCTCCGGGGCGCGGTACCCGCCGCCGAAGCGGTCCGGAGCCGGCCCCGTCGGCTTGGCGTACGGTATAgcgccgccgaggagcccgccgccgcccgaggacGGCGGCCCGTCTGGGGcgcagccggcgacggcgagcaggcGGGCGAGTCCGAAGTCGGCGACGCGCGGGGTGAAGtcggcgtcgaggaggatgttggaGGGCTTCACCTCGCCGTGGACGAACCGCCGCGGGCTGCACTCGTGGAGGTACGccagcccgcgcgccgcgcccttGGCGATCTTCAGCCGCGCTGACCACGACAGGACGGTTTGACCCGGCCGACCTGGAAGAAGATAAGTCAACGGTCAACACATCCAGCCAACAGTGCAcaaaagcttttttttttcctggataTCAATGTGATGGCTTCAAAATTTTTGTCTGATATAAAAAACACACATGCGAATTCAATCAGAAACATTGTATCTAAAATGTTGAACAGGAATGAATTGCATCTCAATTTCCAAATTCCCAATCCAAGCAAGTGCAATGCACATTGCTGGGTGCTGTGGCCGTCAGCGCAGCCCTGCCTGCCAACTGCCATGGCTGTCTGATCACTGTTCATGAGAACTGAATGCATCTTGCATTCCCCCTTACAGAAAGTCTGAAAGGGACTTGCACACTGAGCCATTATTCTTTCAGAAAGGATCCCAAACGAGCCATTAGCTCAGGAATCATTGCCACGCCACCCACACACCAGGCAGTAGTATCTCTCAAGTTAAAGAGGCCCATTAGTCATTAGCATGCAAGCAAAGTTGATGCCCTTTGTCCCATTAGCTCACCAAAAGCCTCCAAATCTGGCATCACCAGCCTGAACAGCCAGCGCTGACACCCATCATTAAGCACGCTGAAAAGGCCCTGATGATGGATTACCAAGGCGTGCCTCTGCTGCCAAGCCCATGCCCAATCATCACCTTCTTTACACTTAATTTTTGTAGACTAATCAGCCCCCAGATCGCGAGAATATTCATGCTGTTAGGGCAGGAGAGTGACAAAGGTTTCGTCGGTCAGGCTTGGAAAAGGCCTCTGCTTTTTTGGTTTGGGTAGCCCCTCTGTTCGACATGCTCTGCAGCCTGCATCTGTGTGAGGGTGGAAAAGGGAGGAACATAAAGGGACCTTCCATTGGCAGCCCTTTGGGCCTGACAGTACCGTGCCGGTGCCCAAATGAGTGAGAAAAGGCGCCTTCAGAGCTTGTCAGCTTGGTATGATTCGGTGTAAAGCTTTTGCCGAACATTAGTGTTTTTACGGAGCATGCTACTTTGCCCCCTCACACACACATTTTGCTGTACTATGGAGCTATATTATAAACCATCAGCAAGCACAGCAGCTACCTTATGGCTTAAGCaataatcttttttttaatctttccttcaTCCAAGTATTCAAGCAGATACTGATGCGATCCTACATGCCCACTCTCGAGGAAATTAAAAAGAACTTGCTTATGCACATGTTGCTTAGCATGGTACTATTATGACCATACTATCATACTAGCTGGATTTTCTTTtcgaagaaggaaaaaaaaacatgcaccaGTGGGTCTCAGCCTTTGCTGCTTGATCTGGATTATTTGGCACACTCGtttgtttttttgaaacgaatatTTGGCACACTCGTGAGTAAACAGGTACCTGAACCTCGCTGCCAGTGCAGTTGTTGCATTATATTTTTCGATTGGTGAGGACTGAGGACCCCAAGCTATGTACTGAGGCCAAGCGACGACGCATGACCAGCAGTCCTTAATTTGTTATTAACGTTCTGGTCGAGTCAAAGACGATGGCTACAGAACACCAGCGGTGATAATCACAAGGGGAGATCGTCACTCACCAAGGACCATGGGTCCATCCAGGTCCCCAGCCGGGAAGATGCCCAAGCATGCATAAGCATCCATTGGAGCTACCAGAGCATGGTCCAGCTCCAGCCGCCATGGGGACAGGCCGGTGTGCCTTCTTCAGCGCCGGTTTTGGAAGCTTTCGTTGCAGGACTCTCTATGCCTTGTCTGCCAGTGCAGTACGTTCCCGTAGGATAGTAGATCCTCACTCACTCTCTTTTCTCTGTCCTTCTTCTACCGAGGGATAATTCACCCTCTCTTTCGGTACTTCTTTTTGCACAAAACACG
This sequence is a window from Setaria italica strain Yugu1 chromosome III, Setaria_italica_v2.0, whole genome shotgun sequence. Protein-coding genes within it:
- the LOC101753076 gene encoding argininosuccinate synthase, chloroplastic, which encodes MASAGGPSGVVGISVRPDSSAACLFQKVGARSNSLPGAAPVQVRRCHNKARNGQAIRCAMATGKEQGAVTTASSDQHKGGLRGKLNKVVLAYSGGLDTSVIVPWLRENYGCEVVCFTADVGQGAIELEGLEKKAKASGACQLVVKDLREEFVSEYIYPCLRAGAVYERKYLLGTSMARPVIAKAMVDVAKEVGADAVAHGCTGKGNDQVRFELTFYALNPELKVVAPWREWDITGREDAIEYAKKHNVPVPVSKKSIYSRDRNLWHLSHEGDILEDPANEPKEDMYMMSVAPENAPSEPEYLEIGIIAGVPVSINGRDLSPASLLAELNEIGGKHGIGRIDMVENRLVGMKSRGVYETPGGTIMAAAVRELEALTLDRETMQWKDMVALKYAELVYAGRWFDPLRQSFDAFMENITATTTGSVTLKLYKGSVNVASRKSPYSLYREDISSFENGEIYNQADAEGFIRLYGLPTRVRAMLEKGI